From the Kitasatospora viridis genome, one window contains:
- a CDS encoding ABC transporter ATP-binding protein — translation MTDRRDTAGDAFLSVRDLRIHFDTDDGLVKSVDGVSFDLARGRTLGIVGESGSGKSVTSLGIMGLHRSKRARISGEIWLDGQELVSAESEAVRKLRGRSMAMIFQDPLTAMHPYYTVGAQIVEAFRVHHPDASKKIARKRAVEMLDRVGIPQPDRRVDDYPHQFSGGMRQRAMIAMALVNDPALLIADEPTTALDVTVQAQILDLIRDLQQEFHSAVIIITHDLGVVAELADDIMVMYGGRCVERGPAETLFDAPEHPYTWGLLGSMPRLDRALQDRLVPVRGTPPSLINVPSGCAFHPRCPYADRTGGRSQADLPVLAEAAPGHFAACHLPASDRHRIFAEEIAPRL, via the coding sequence TCAGCTTCGACCTGGCCCGCGGCCGCACCCTGGGCATCGTCGGCGAGTCCGGCTCCGGGAAGTCCGTCACCTCCCTGGGCATCATGGGCCTGCACCGCTCCAAGCGGGCCCGGATCAGCGGGGAGATCTGGCTGGACGGCCAGGAGCTGGTGTCGGCCGAGTCGGAAGCGGTGCGCAAGCTGCGCGGACGCTCGATGGCGATGATCTTCCAGGACCCGCTGACCGCGATGCACCCCTACTACACGGTGGGTGCGCAGATCGTCGAGGCCTTCCGGGTGCACCACCCCGACGCCTCCAAGAAAATCGCCCGGAAGCGGGCGGTCGAGATGCTCGACCGGGTCGGCATCCCGCAGCCGGACCGCCGGGTGGACGACTACCCGCACCAGTTCTCCGGCGGCATGCGCCAGCGCGCGATGATCGCGATGGCGCTGGTCAACGACCCCGCGCTGCTGATCGCCGACGAGCCGACCACCGCGCTCGACGTCACCGTGCAGGCGCAGATCCTCGACCTGATCCGCGACCTCCAGCAGGAGTTCCACTCGGCGGTGATCATCATCACCCACGACCTCGGCGTGGTGGCCGAGCTGGCCGACGACATCATGGTGATGTACGGCGGGCGGTGCGTGGAGCGCGGGCCGGCCGAAACCCTCTTCGACGCGCCCGAACACCCCTACACCTGGGGCCTGCTGGGATCCATGCCGCGGCTCGACCGGGCACTGCAGGACCGCCTGGTGCCGGTCCGCGGCACCCCGCCGAGCCTGATCAACGTGCCCAGCGGGTGCGCCTTCCACCCGCGCTGCCCGTACGCCGACCGGACCGGCGGACGCTCGCAGGCCGACCTGCCGGTGCTCGCCGAGGCGGCCCCGGGCCACTTCGCGGCCTGCCACCTGCCGGCCTCCGACCGCCACCGGATCTTCGCCGAAGAGATCGCCCCGCGGCTCTGA